From the genome of Duffyella gerundensis, one region includes:
- the nudC gene encoding NAD(+) diphosphatase yields the protein MQHEISSVDAGWWIVSHENKLWLPDGELPYGSAEKFALVGAQAMPVGEWQGETVWLIRENRDEHMMSVRQLIDLDVGLFQLAGRGVQLAEFYRSHRWCGYCGHEMNLSTREFAALCPHCRQRYYPQIAPCIIVAIRRGDRILLAHHARHRSNIYTVLAGFVEVGETLEQTVAREVMEESNVKVKNVRYVTSQPWPFPQSLMVAFMADYDSGDLQPDKKELLDADWFRYDQLPLLPPAGTVARRLIEDTVALCRAEAE from the coding sequence ATGCAACATGAGATCTCAAGCGTAGACGCAGGCTGGTGGATTGTCAGCCATGAAAACAAACTTTGGTTACCTGATGGCGAATTACCGTACGGATCGGCGGAAAAATTTGCTCTGGTCGGCGCACAGGCGATGCCAGTAGGCGAATGGCAGGGCGAAACGGTGTGGCTAATTCGTGAAAACCGCGACGAGCACATGATGTCGGTCAGGCAGCTAATCGATCTGGATGTGGGACTGTTCCAGCTGGCCGGGCGCGGAGTGCAGCTGGCGGAGTTTTATCGCTCACATCGCTGGTGTGGTTACTGCGGTCATGAAATGAATCTCAGCACCCGCGAGTTTGCGGCACTCTGTCCGCATTGCCGCCAGCGCTACTATCCGCAGATTGCGCCCTGCATTATCGTGGCGATCCGCCGCGGCGATCGCATTCTGCTGGCGCATCACGCCCGCCATCGCAGCAATATTTATACCGTGCTTGCCGGATTTGTCGAAGTCGGGGAGACCCTGGAGCAGACGGTGGCGCGCGAAGTGATGGAAGAGAGCAACGTGAAGGTGAAAAACGTACGTTATGTCACGTCACAACCCTGGCCTTTCCCGCAGTCATTGATGGTGGCCTTTATGGCGGACTACGACAGCGGCGATCTGCAGCCCGATAAAAAAGAGTTACTGGATGCCGACTGGTTCCGTTATGACCAGCTGCCGTTGTTGCCGCCAGCAGGCACCGTCGCGCGTCGGCTCATTGAAGATACCGTTGCCCTGTGCCGCGCAGAAGCAGAATGA
- a CDS encoding DUF1481 domain-containing protein — protein sequence MKILTLILSVLLVGCSSHSSLPDFTASGYLADRGVVRIWRKNSDRDSVHMMTVFTPFSGGTADVTHYNWVDGKLMSIARQVKGDQPDDVTLRFNAEGKLSFMQRQLAGQRQAVSDETVALYQFDAGRMRDISDALLAGRIMLHQGHWLGDGRVQSCEGTILTPDFDAATRQRISQMWMRDKQATMLAWLEGPDGNELLLQGQADDCQWQPREATF from the coding sequence ATGAAAATCCTCACCCTCATATTGAGCGTTCTGCTTGTTGGCTGCAGCTCTCACTCTTCTCTTCCCGATTTTACGGCCAGCGGCTATCTTGCCGATCGCGGTGTTGTCCGCATCTGGCGCAAAAACAGCGATCGTGACAGCGTACACATGATGACTGTCTTTACCCCATTTAGCGGTGGAACGGCAGACGTGACGCATTACAACTGGGTGGACGGAAAGCTGATGAGCATTGCGCGCCAGGTAAAAGGCGATCAGCCGGATGATGTGACGTTGCGCTTTAACGCCGAGGGTAAGCTGAGCTTTATGCAGCGCCAGCTAGCGGGGCAGCGGCAAGCGGTCAGTGACGAAACGGTGGCGCTCTATCAGTTCGATGCTGGTCGGATGCGCGATATCAGTGACGCACTGCTGGCAGGCCGGATTATGTTGCATCAGGGACACTGGCTGGGCGATGGCCGTGTACAAAGCTGTGAAGGGACTATTTTAACGCCGGACTTCGATGCCGCAACGCGCCAGCGTATCAGCCAGATGTGGATGCGTGACAAACAGGCGACGATGCTAGCGTGGCTGGAAGGACCAGATGGCAATGAATTGTTGTTGCAGGGGCAGGCCGATGATTGCCAGTGGCAACCGCGAGAGGCAACCTTTTAA
- the nfi gene encoding deoxyribonuclease V (cleaves DNA at apurinic or apyrimidinic sites) produces MDIQALRAEQIERAAQVVRHDDFEVMPPRLIGGADVGFEEGGDVTRAALVLLEYPSMKLVAHTVARVATTMPYIPGFLSFREYPALLAAWQQLDQHPDLLFVDGHGISHPRRLGVASHFGLMVDVPTIGVAKRRLCGKFADLSEEPGARQPLMDKGEQLAWVWRSKKRCNPLFVSTGHRVSTDTALEWVERCMGGYRLPEPTRWADAVASRRPAFVRWQQQP; encoded by the coding sequence GTGGATATACAGGCTTTACGCGCCGAACAAATTGAACGTGCTGCGCAGGTTGTGCGGCATGATGACTTTGAGGTTATGCCACCCCGTTTAATCGGCGGTGCCGACGTTGGTTTTGAAGAGGGAGGCGACGTGACGCGCGCCGCGCTGGTGCTGCTGGAGTATCCCTCAATGAAGCTGGTGGCGCACACGGTGGCGCGCGTAGCCACAACGATGCCCTACATTCCTGGCTTCCTCTCGTTCCGCGAATATCCGGCCTTACTGGCAGCATGGCAGCAGCTCGATCAGCATCCGGATCTGCTGTTTGTAGATGGCCATGGCATTTCCCATCCGCGTCGACTCGGGGTTGCCAGCCATTTTGGTCTGATGGTGGATGTCCCGACCATTGGCGTGGCGAAGCGTCGGTTATGCGGTAAGTTTGCTGACCTGTCGGAAGAGCCTGGCGCTCGCCAGCCGCTGATGGACAAAGGTGAGCAGCTGGCCTGGGTATGGCGCAGCAAAAAGCGCTGCAATCCACTGTTTGTCTCGACCGGCCATCGCGTTAGCACCGATACCGCGCTGGAGTGGGTTGAACGCTGCATGGGCGGATATCGCCTGCCCGAACCGACGCGCTGGGCAGATGCGGTGGCGTCACGTCGACCGGCCTTTGTTCGCTGGCAACAGCAGCCTTAA
- a CDS encoding Rsd/AlgQ family anti-sigma factor has protein sequence MLNQLNLLTERVGGSNELVDFWLNARRQLLVTYYQTVGIKPGKSPLTVLDEKALDNFCQNLVDYLSTGHFSVYERIIDDVEGTSPLNAAAQIYPALQLNTERLMAIYDTHLENAIDDDNYIAFQQALSEVGEILEARFTLEDTLIQLASETNLVHAPVANDEVIARPA, from the coding sequence ATGCTCAACCAGTTAAATCTCCTGACAGAGCGCGTAGGTGGAAGTAACGAACTGGTAGATTTTTGGCTGAATGCTCGCCGCCAGCTCCTCGTTACGTATTACCAAACGGTAGGGATCAAGCCTGGCAAATCGCCGCTGACCGTACTGGATGAAAAAGCGCTGGATAATTTTTGCCAAAATTTAGTCGATTATCTGTCGACCGGCCATTTCAGCGTATATGAGCGCATTATTGATGACGTTGAAGGCACCAGCCCTCTTAACGCCGCCGCGCAAATCTACCCGGCGCTGCAGCTGAATACTGAACGTCTGATGGCGATTTACGATACGCATCTTGAAAATGCCATCGATGATGATAACTACATCGCTTTCCAACAGGCACTGTCTGAAGTTGGCGAAATCCTCGAAGCTCGTTTTACGCTGGAAGATACGCTGATTCAGTTAGCGTCTGAGACCAATCTTGTTCATGCGCCTGTGGCTAACGACGAAGTTATCGCGCGCCCGGCATAA
- the thiE gene encoding thiamine phosphate synthase, translating to MLPFPATAPRLGLYPVVDSVEWIERLLSAGVRTIQLRIKDRSSIDVEPAIVAAIALGKKYAARLFINDYWQLAIEHQAYGVHLGQEDLEVADLQAIQQAGLRLGISTHDDAELDRALALRPSYIALGHIFPTQTKAMPSAPQGISELQRHLARLGEMPTVAIGGISLARAPEVLATGVGSIAVVSAITQAADWRLATAELLALAEPDQR from the coding sequence ATGCTACCCTTCCCTGCTACCGCGCCGCGCCTCGGCCTCTATCCGGTTGTGGATAGCGTTGAGTGGATCGAGCGCCTGCTTTCAGCTGGCGTACGAACGATCCAGCTACGCATCAAGGATCGTTCGTCGATCGACGTTGAGCCTGCAATCGTTGCCGCTATTGCGCTGGGCAAAAAATATGCAGCCCGCCTGTTCATCAATGATTACTGGCAGCTGGCGATCGAGCATCAAGCTTATGGCGTTCATCTTGGTCAGGAGGATCTTGAGGTTGCCGACCTGCAAGCCATTCAGCAGGCCGGTTTGCGGCTCGGGATCTCCACGCATGATGATGCTGAGCTGGATCGTGCGCTGGCGCTGCGTCCGTCTTACATTGCGTTAGGGCATATTTTTCCTACCCAAACTAAAGCGATGCCCTCAGCGCCGCAAGGCATTAGCGAGCTGCAGCGCCATCTGGCTCGGCTGGGAGAGATGCCAACGGTGGCGATCGGCGGAATATCACTGGCGCGCGCGCCGGAGGTATTGGCGACCGGGGTGGGCAGCATTGCCGTCGTCAGTGCCATCACGCAGGCCGCTGACTGGCGTCTGGCCACCGCCGAACTGCTGGCACTGGCGGAACCGGATCAACGCTGA
- a CDS encoding YjaG family protein, which translates to MLRNPIHLRLEKLESWQHMTFMACLCERMYPNYWAFHQQTGFADAQLYRRLLDLVWESLTVKDAKINFDSQLEKFEEAIPNGDDFDVYGVYPAIDACVALSETVHALLSGDTLDRAIEVSETSITTVAMLEMTQSGQEMSDDELKDNQGVIDEWDAQWEIFRLLAACEERDVELIKGLRSDLREDGFSNIGIKIQQ; encoded by the coding sequence ATGTTACGTAACCCAATTCATCTGCGGCTGGAGAAGTTAGAAAGCTGGCAGCATATGACGTTTATGGCCTGTTTGTGTGAACGTATGTATCCCAACTACTGGGCGTTTCATCAGCAGACCGGTTTTGCCGATGCTCAGCTTTATCGTCGTCTGCTCGATCTGGTGTGGGAGTCATTGACGGTAAAAGATGCCAAAATCAATTTCGACAGCCAGCTGGAGAAATTCGAAGAGGCGATCCCCAACGGCGATGATTTCGATGTGTATGGCGTTTATCCCGCTATCGATGCCTGTGTTGCTCTGAGTGAAACGGTGCATGCGCTGCTGAGTGGCGACACGCTGGATCGGGCGATCGAAGTCAGCGAGACCTCAATCACTACCGTGGCGATGCTGGAAATGACCCAATCCGGACAGGAAATGTCCGATGATGAGTTAAAAGATAATCAAGGCGTCATCGACGAATGGGACGCGCAATGGGAGATATTTCGCCTGCTTGCCGCCTGTGAAGAACGCGACGTGGAATTGATAAAAGGATTACGTTCAGACCTGCGGGAAGACGGATTCAGCAACATCGGTATAAAAATTCAGCAGTAA
- the hemE gene encoding uroporphyrinogen decarboxylase has protein sequence MSELKNDRYLRALLRQPVDVTPVWMMRQAGRYLPEYKATRAIAGDFMSLCKNAELACEVTLQPLRRYPLDAAILFSDILTIPDAMGLGLYFEAGEGPRFSSPITCRADVDKLPIPDPEQELGYVMNAVRTIRKNLQGEVPLIGFSGSPWTLATYMVEGGSSKAFTKLKKMMYAEPTTLHAMLDKLADSVTLYLNAQIRAGAQSVMIFDTWGGVLTGRDYLEFSLHYMHKIVDGLQRENEGRRVPVTLFTKGGNQWLEAMAATGCDALGLDWTMDIADARRRVGDKVALQGNMDPSMLYAPPARIEQEVETILQGFGNGNGHVFNLGHGIHQDVPPEHAGVFVEAVHKLSRKYHQE, from the coding sequence ATGAGTGAATTGAAGAACGATCGTTATCTGCGCGCCTTGTTGCGCCAGCCTGTAGACGTCACGCCGGTCTGGATGATGCGCCAGGCAGGCCGCTATTTGCCGGAGTATAAAGCGACGCGCGCCATCGCAGGCGATTTTATGTCGCTGTGTAAAAATGCCGAACTCGCCTGTGAGGTGACGCTGCAGCCGCTGCGGCGTTATCCGCTGGACGCCGCGATTCTGTTCTCCGATATCCTGACGATTCCGGATGCCATGGGATTAGGGCTCTATTTTGAGGCAGGTGAAGGCCCGCGTTTCTCCTCTCCGATTACCTGTCGTGCCGACGTTGATAAACTGCCGATTCCCGATCCTGAACAGGAACTGGGCTACGTCATGAATGCCGTGCGCACCATTCGCAAAAATCTGCAGGGCGAGGTGCCGCTGATTGGCTTTTCCGGCAGCCCGTGGACGTTGGCTACCTATATGGTGGAAGGCGGGAGCAGCAAGGCGTTTACCAAACTCAAGAAAATGATGTATGCCGAGCCGACCACGCTGCACGCGATGCTCGACAAGCTGGCTGACAGCGTCACCCTTTACCTCAACGCGCAGATCCGCGCTGGCGCCCAGTCGGTGATGATTTTCGATACCTGGGGCGGCGTGCTCACCGGCCGTGACTACCTTGAGTTCTCACTGCATTACATGCACAAAATTGTCGATGGTCTGCAACGCGAAAATGAGGGGCGCCGTGTGCCCGTCACGCTGTTCACCAAAGGTGGTAATCAATGGCTGGAAGCGATGGCAGCCACCGGCTGTGATGCGCTGGGGCTGGACTGGACGATGGATATTGCTGATGCGCGCCGCCGCGTAGGCGACAAGGTTGCGCTGCAGGGCAATATGGATCCTTCTATGCTTTATGCACCGCCTGCACGGATTGAGCAGGAAGTGGAAACTATTTTGCAGGGATTTGGCAACGGCAACGGGCATGTCTTTAACCTGGGCCATGGTATTCATCAGGATGTACCACCAGAACATGCCGGCGTTTTTGTCGAGGCAGTGCATAAGCTGTCGCGAAAATATCATCAGGAGTAA
- the hupA gene encoding nucleoid-associated protein HU-alpha — protein sequence MNKTQLIDVIADKADLSKAQAKAALESTLAAITESLKDGDAVQLVGFGTFKVNHRAERTGRNPQTGNEIKIAAANVPAFVSGKALKDAVK from the coding sequence ATGAACAAGACTCAACTGATCGATGTAATTGCAGACAAAGCGGATCTGTCAAAAGCCCAGGCTAAAGCAGCTCTGGAATCCACTTTGGCAGCGATTACTGAGTCTCTTAAAGATGGTGATGCTGTACAACTGGTTGGTTTTGGTACTTTTAAGGTTAACCATCGTGCTGAGCGTACTGGCCGCAACCCGCAGACTGGCAATGAAATCAAAATTGCTGCTGCAAACGTACCAGCGTTCGTATCTGGTAAAGCACTGAAAGACGCTGTTAAGTAA
- the purH gene encoding bifunctional phosphoribosylaminoimidazolecarboxamide formyltransferase/IMP cyclohydrolase, with product MQQPRPVRRALLSVSDKAGILEFAQALCSRGVELLSTGGTARLLADAGLPVTEVSDYTGFPEMMDGRVKTLHPKVHGGILGRRGQDDAIMAEHQIAPIDMVVVNLYPFAETVAREGCSLEDAVENIDIGGPTMVRSAAKNHKDVAIVVKSSDYEAIIAEMDTNNNSLQLVTRFDLAIKAFEHTAAYDSMIANYFGSMVPAYHGDSAEPAGRFPRTLNLNFIKKQDMRYGENSHQDAAFYIEENVTEASVATARQVQGKALSYNNIADTDAALECVKEFDEPACVIVKHANPCGVAIGESLLNAYERAWKTDPTSAFGGIIAFNRELDEATAQAIVSRQFVEVIIVPAASEAALAITATKQNVRVLICGQWQARQHGLDFKRVNGGLLVQDRDLGMVDESQLRVVSQRQPTEQELRDALFCWKVAKFVKSNAIVYARDKMTIGIGAGQMSRVYSAKIAGIKAGDEGLEVKGSAMASDAFFPFRDGIDAAAAVGITCVIQPGGSIRDEEIIAAANEHGIAMIFTDMRHFRH from the coding sequence ATGCAACAACCTCGTCCTGTCCGCCGTGCGCTACTCAGCGTCTCTGATAAAGCCGGTATCCTCGAATTCGCTCAGGCACTTTGCAGCCGCGGTGTTGAACTTCTCTCTACCGGCGGCACTGCTCGCTTGTTGGCTGATGCTGGCCTTCCGGTTACTGAAGTTTCTGACTACACCGGTTTTCCAGAAATGATGGATGGCCGGGTGAAAACGCTGCATCCGAAAGTGCATGGTGGCATTTTGGGCCGTCGCGGCCAGGATGATGCCATCATGGCAGAGCATCAGATTGCGCCAATTGATATGGTTGTCGTCAATCTCTACCCTTTTGCAGAAACCGTTGCACGCGAAGGTTGCTCGCTGGAAGACGCCGTTGAGAATATCGATATTGGCGGGCCAACCATGGTGCGCTCTGCCGCCAAGAATCACAAAGATGTGGCGATCGTAGTGAAGAGCAGTGATTACGAAGCCATCATCGCAGAGATGGATACCAACAATAACTCGCTACAGCTGGTGACGCGTTTTGATTTGGCGATCAAAGCTTTTGAGCACACCGCCGCTTACGACAGCATGATCGCTAACTACTTTGGCAGCATGGTGCCTGCCTATCACGGCGACTCAGCGGAACCTGCGGGTCGCTTCCCGCGCACGCTTAACCTCAACTTCATCAAAAAGCAGGATATGCGTTACGGTGAGAACAGCCATCAGGACGCGGCCTTCTATATAGAAGAGAACGTCACGGAAGCCTCAGTGGCTACCGCACGTCAGGTTCAGGGCAAGGCGCTCTCTTATAACAACATTGCTGACACCGATGCTGCTCTTGAATGTGTGAAAGAATTTGATGAGCCCGCCTGCGTTATCGTTAAACACGCTAACCCCTGCGGCGTAGCCATCGGCGAGAGTCTGCTCAATGCCTATGAGCGTGCATGGAAAACCGATCCTACTTCAGCCTTTGGCGGCATTATCGCGTTCAACCGCGAGCTGGATGAAGCAACAGCCCAGGCAATTGTTAGCCGTCAGTTCGTTGAAGTGATCATTGTGCCAGCGGCCAGTGAAGCTGCTTTAGCCATTACCGCCACCAAGCAGAACGTTCGCGTTCTGATTTGCGGTCAGTGGCAGGCGCGCCAGCATGGCCTCGATTTCAAACGCGTCAACGGCGGTCTGCTGGTTCAGGATCGCGATCTTGGCATGGTGGATGAGAGCCAGCTGCGCGTGGTTAGCCAGCGTCAGCCCACCGAGCAGGAACTGCGTGATGCGCTGTTCTGCTGGAAAGTGGCCAAATTCGTTAAATCCAACGCGATTGTTTACGCGCGCGATAAGATGACCATCGGCATTGGTGCCGGTCAGATGAGCCGCGTGTACTCGGCTAAAATTGCCGGTATCAAAGCCGGCGATGAGGGGCTGGAGGTAAAAGGTTCGGCGATGGCATCTGACGCCTTCTTCCCGTTCCGCGATGGTATTGATGCCGCCGCCGCCGTGGGTATCACCTGTGTGATCCAGCCTGGCGGTTCAATCCGCGATGAAGAGATCATTGCCGCTGCCAACGAACACGGCATCGCGATGATCTTCACCGATATGCGTCACTTCCGTCATTAA
- the thiC gene encoding phosphomethylpyrimidine synthase ThiC, whose product MSVTPSNRREQRAHAQQFIDSLQGTAFPNSRRIWLIGSQPDIRVPLREIQVSPTLISGDSATPRYEANEAIPVYDTAGPYGDPLAEIDVRRGLPRIRDGWIAQRDDSETISQLSSGYTQQRLADEGLDHLRFEHLPQPRRAKAGKCVTQLHYARQGTITPEMEFIALRENMGRERIRGDVLRQQHAGNAFGAELPENITAEFVRQEVAAGRAIIPANINHPESEPMIIGRNFLVKINANIGNSAVTSSIEEEVEKLVWSTRWGADTVMDLSTGRYIHETREWILRNSPVPIGTVPIYQALEKVHGIAENLNWAIFRDTLLEQAEQGVDYFTIHAGVLLRYVPMTAKRLTGIVSRGGSIMAKWCLSHHQESFLYQHFRDICEICAAYDISLSLGDGLRPGSIQDANDEAQFAELRTLGELTRIAWEYDVQVMIEGPGHIPMHMIRRNMTEQLEHCHEAPFYTLGPLTTDIAPGYDHFTSGIGAAMIGWFGCAMLCYVTPKEHLGLPNKEDVKQGLITYKIAAHAADLAKGHPGAQIRDNAMSKARFEFRWEDQFNLALDPHTARAYHDETLPQESNKVAHFCSMCGPKFCSMKITQEVRDYAAKQAAAQPIDVGIMPRGDDIHPPVGAINEEKL is encoded by the coding sequence ATGTCTGTTACACCATCCAATCGCCGTGAACAACGCGCGCATGCTCAGCAGTTTATTGACTCCCTGCAGGGCACCGCTTTTCCTAATTCTCGCCGCATCTGGCTGATCGGTAGCCAACCCGATATTCGCGTACCTTTGCGCGAAATTCAGGTCAGTCCTACCTTAATCAGCGGCGACAGCGCGACGCCGCGCTATGAAGCCAACGAAGCCATTCCTGTTTACGATACTGCCGGGCCCTATGGCGATCCACTGGCGGAGATTGATGTGCGCCGCGGTCTGCCGCGCATACGTGACGGTTGGATAGCTCAACGTGACGACAGTGAAACCATTAGTCAGCTCAGCTCGGGTTACACGCAGCAACGTCTGGCCGATGAAGGGCTCGATCATCTGCGCTTTGAGCATCTGCCGCAGCCACGCAGAGCCAAAGCAGGCAAGTGTGTTACCCAGCTTCACTATGCGCGCCAGGGCACCATCACCCCGGAAATGGAGTTTATCGCCCTGCGCGAAAACATGGGCCGCGAACGTATTCGCGGTGATGTGCTGCGCCAGCAGCATGCAGGCAACGCCTTTGGTGCCGAATTGCCGGAAAATATTACCGCCGAATTTGTACGTCAGGAAGTTGCCGCCGGCCGGGCGATTATTCCGGCCAACATTAACCATCCGGAATCAGAGCCGATGATCATTGGCCGTAATTTTCTGGTGAAAATCAACGCCAACATCGGTAACTCTGCGGTGACCTCTTCCATTGAAGAGGAGGTGGAGAAGCTGGTCTGGTCAACGCGCTGGGGGGCCGATACGGTGATGGATCTCTCCACCGGCCGTTATATTCATGAAACGCGCGAATGGATTTTACGCAACAGCCCGGTGCCGATCGGTACCGTGCCGATTTATCAGGCGCTGGAAAAAGTGCATGGCATAGCGGAAAACCTTAACTGGGCGATTTTTCGCGATACGCTACTGGAACAGGCTGAACAAGGCGTCGACTATTTCACTATTCACGCTGGCGTGCTGCTGCGCTATGTGCCGATGACCGCAAAACGGCTTACCGGTATCGTTTCACGTGGCGGCTCAATTATGGCGAAATGGTGCCTGTCTCATCATCAGGAAAGTTTTCTTTATCAACATTTTCGCGACATCTGTGAAATCTGTGCCGCGTACGATATCTCGCTTTCGCTCGGCGACGGGCTGCGCCCCGGCTCGATTCAGGATGCCAATGATGAAGCGCAGTTTGCCGAGTTGCGGACGTTGGGCGAGCTAACCCGTATCGCCTGGGAATATGATGTGCAGGTGATGATTGAAGGCCCGGGACATATTCCAATGCACATGATCCGTCGTAATATGACCGAGCAGCTGGAACATTGCCACGAGGCCCCCTTTTATACGCTGGGCCCGCTGACCACGGATATTGCGCCCGGCTATGATCACTTCACCTCAGGCATTGGCGCGGCGATGATTGGCTGGTTCGGCTGCGCGATGCTCTGCTACGTGACGCCAAAAGAGCACCTCGGCCTGCCCAACAAAGAAGATGTGAAACAGGGTTTGATTACTTACAAGATCGCCGCGCACGCTGCCGATCTGGCTAAAGGGCATCCCGGCGCGCAGATCCGCGACAATGCGATGTCGAAGGCACGCTTTGAATTCCGTTGGGAAGATCAGTTCAATCTTGCGCTTGATCCGCATACCGCGCGTGCTTATCACGATGAAACGCTGCCGCAGGAATCGAACAAAGTCGCGCACTTCTGTTCTATGTGCGGCCCCAAATTCTGCTCAATGAAAATTACGCAGGAAGTGCGTGACTATGCGGCGAAACAGGCAGCCGCCCAGCCGATTGATGTTGGCATAATGCCGCGCGGTGATGACATTCACCCGCCAGTGGGCGCGATTAACGAGGAGAAACTGTGA
- the purD gene encoding phosphoribosylamine--glycine ligase has product MKILVIGNGGREHALAWKAAQSPLATTVYVAPGNAGTALEPALQNVDISPTDIHGLLRFAQSENIDLTIVGPEAPLVIGVVDAFRTAGLKIFGPTQAAAQLEGSKAFTKDFLARHHIPSAEYQNFTAVEPALAYLREKGAPIVIKADGLAAGKGVIVAMTLEEAEAAVEDMLAGNAFGNAGHRIVIEEFLTGEEASFIVMVDGENVLPMATSQDHKRVGDGDTGPNTGGMGAYSPAPVVTDEIHQRVMDQVIWPTVRGMAAEGNVYTGFLYAGLMIDDEGQPKVIEFNCRFGDPETQPIMLRMQSDLVELCLAGCEGTLDQQDSQWDPRPALGIVLAAGGYPGDYQTGLQIHGLPLEQPDDRKVFHAGTKMQGDVVVTNGGRVLCVTALGDDVADAQQRARELVKDISWTGSFSRSDIGWRAIDRK; this is encoded by the coding sequence ATGAAAATTCTGGTCATTGGCAACGGCGGACGTGAACACGCGCTGGCATGGAAGGCGGCTCAGTCGCCGCTGGCGACAACCGTTTATGTCGCGCCCGGTAATGCCGGTACGGCGCTGGAACCTGCGCTGCAAAATGTGGATATCAGCCCAACCGATATTCATGGCCTGCTGCGATTCGCACAGAGCGAAAATATCGACTTAACGATTGTGGGTCCGGAAGCCCCGCTGGTGATTGGCGTAGTTGACGCCTTTCGCACTGCCGGTCTGAAAATTTTTGGCCCCACGCAGGCCGCTGCACAGCTAGAGGGATCGAAAGCCTTTACCAAAGACTTTCTGGCACGCCATCACATTCCCAGCGCGGAATACCAGAACTTCACTGCGGTTGAACCTGCCCTGGCTTATCTGCGGGAAAAAGGCGCGCCGATTGTGATAAAGGCCGATGGTCTCGCGGCGGGCAAAGGCGTGATTGTGGCGATGACGCTGGAGGAAGCGGAAGCTGCCGTAGAAGATATGCTGGCGGGCAATGCTTTTGGCAATGCGGGCCATCGCATCGTGATTGAAGAGTTTCTGACCGGCGAAGAAGCCAGCTTTATCGTTATGGTGGATGGCGAAAACGTTCTGCCAATGGCCACCAGCCAGGATCATAAACGCGTAGGCGATGGTGATACCGGCCCTAATACCGGCGGCATGGGCGCCTATTCACCTGCTCCGGTCGTCACTGATGAGATTCATCAACGCGTAATGGATCAGGTTATCTGGCCAACGGTGCGCGGCATGGCAGCCGAAGGCAACGTCTATACCGGCTTTCTCTATGCGGGCCTGATGATCGATGATGAGGGGCAACCCAAAGTCATTGAGTTTAACTGCCGCTTTGGCGATCCGGAAACGCAGCCCATTATGTTGCGTATGCAGTCGGATCTGGTTGAGCTGTGCTTGGCGGGCTGCGAAGGCACGCTGGATCAGCAGGATTCACAATGGGATCCGCGTCCGGCATTGGGCATCGTGCTGGCCGCAGGCGGCTATCCCGGCGATTATCAGACCGGTCTGCAGATTCATGGCCTGCCTCTGGAACAGCCAGACGACCGCAAAGTGTTTCATGCCGGCACCAAAATGCAGGGCGATGTGGTGGTTACCAATGGCGGGCGCGTCTTGTGCGTCACGGCGTTAGGTGACGATGTTGCCGATGCGCAGCAGCGTGCTCGCGAACTGGTGAAAGACATTTCATGGACCGGCAGCTTCAGCCGCAGCGATATCGGCTGGCGCGCAATCGATCGTAAGTAG